In Pedobacter heparinus DSM 2366, the following are encoded in one genomic region:
- a CDS encoding DeoR/GlpR family DNA-binding transcription regulator → MINIAERHQYILNKIQTDGTIDVQSLCKKLKVSSVTIRKDLKLLEDKNLLFRTHGGATLNNPYTVDKPVNEKEHLQSAEKMKIGTMAAELIEENDSIIIASGTTVLAMARCIKPKGNLTVITSALNVALELLHHNDIEIIQLGGLLRKSSSSVAGPYSDNVLGNVFCSKLYLGVDGIDLEFGLTTTNAYEAHLNRQMIDSSQKIIVLADSTKFGKRGFGRICGIEEVDHIITDSGIPEQTRKNLQSMGIKVSII, encoded by the coding sequence ATGATTAACATAGCTGAACGACACCAATATATATTAAACAAAATTCAAACAGACGGCACTATTGATGTACAGTCACTTTGTAAAAAGTTAAAAGTTTCGTCGGTTACCATCCGGAAGGACCTGAAACTACTCGAAGACAAGAACCTCTTGTTCAGGACCCATGGAGGAGCCACACTAAACAACCCTTATACGGTTGATAAACCTGTAAATGAAAAAGAACATCTGCAATCGGCAGAAAAGATGAAGATTGGCACAATGGCTGCTGAACTGATTGAAGAAAATGATTCCATTATCATCGCATCGGGAACAACGGTTCTGGCCATGGCGCGCTGCATCAAACCCAAAGGAAATTTAACTGTTATTACCTCTGCATTAAATGTTGCCCTCGAATTGCTGCACCACAATGATATTGAGATCATCCAGCTGGGAGGCCTGTTGAGGAAAAGCTCTTCTTCTGTTGCAGGCCCTTATTCCGATAATGTATTGGGCAATGTTTTTTGCAGCAAATTATACCTGGGTGTTGACGGCATTGATCTGGAATTTGGATTAACGACAACAAATGCCTATGAGGCTCACTTAAACAGGCAGATGATAGATTCCTCTCAAAAAATAATTGTACTTGCCGACTCTACCAAATTCGGAAAACGTGGCTTCGGAAGAATATGCGGCATTGAAGAAGTAGATCATATCATTACAGATAGTGGCATCCCCGAGCAGACCAGGAAAAACCTGCAAAGCATGGGCATTAAGGTTTCTATTATTTAA
- a CDS encoding glycerol-3-phosphate dehydrogenase/oxidase yields the protein MVFSRESFIKQVEERNSWDVIVVGGGATGLGTAVDAASRGYSTLLLEQSDFAKGTSSRSTKLVHGGVRYLAQGDVALVYEALHERGLLLKNAPHLVKDQEFIIPVYSWLSKYKYLIGLKLYDLLAGKSGFKKSSFLSADKVLKAIPGLKPDGLIGGVSYSDGQFDDARLALNLAQTAAEYGGVLLNYAKVTGLTKENENISGLSFVDTETNKSYTLKAKVVVNATGVFVDEILKMDVPSGRAIVRPSQGAHVVLDPSFLKGDSALMIPKTPDGRVLFAVPWHGKVLVGTTDTPLNEHSLEPRPLDEEIEFILTTAGKYLTKEPSRKDVLAAFAGLRPLAAPGKDTDSTKEISRSHKLIISKSGMITITGGKWTTYRKMAMDVVDKAIELGKLQAKKCITQNVKIHGYVAKMQTGDLGLYGADAAGILELISLQPELGARLHPDYKYLQAEVIWMVRNEMSRTIEDVLSRRMRLLFLDAKGALILAPAVAQVMAAELQKNEAWVKEQIEAFTVLVKQYLLYAPGKETDNVHQVKVTA from the coding sequence ATGGTGTTTAGTCGCGAATCATTCATAAAGCAGGTAGAAGAACGGAACAGTTGGGATGTGATAGTTGTTGGCGGTGGTGCTACAGGGTTAGGAACCGCTGTGGATGCGGCAAGCAGGGGTTACAGTACTTTGTTGCTGGAACAGTCGGATTTTGCAAAAGGAACCTCCAGCCGTAGTACAAAATTGGTGCATGGCGGGGTAAGATATTTGGCTCAGGGAGATGTTGCGCTGGTTTATGAGGCATTGCACGAACGTGGTTTGCTGTTAAAAAATGCACCTCACCTGGTTAAAGACCAGGAGTTTATCATTCCTGTTTATTCCTGGTTGTCTAAATATAAATACCTGATCGGCTTAAAACTTTACGACTTGCTGGCGGGGAAAAGCGGTTTTAAAAAATCTTCCTTTTTATCAGCGGATAAAGTATTAAAAGCAATACCTGGATTAAAACCTGATGGCTTGATTGGTGGGGTGAGTTATAGCGACGGACAATTTGATGATGCCCGCTTGGCTTTAAATCTGGCGCAGACGGCTGCCGAATATGGCGGGGTGTTACTGAACTATGCGAAGGTTACCGGGTTAACGAAAGAAAACGAAAACATTAGCGGACTAAGTTTTGTAGATACCGAGACCAATAAAAGCTATACCCTGAAAGCGAAAGTAGTGGTCAATGCTACCGGAGTATTTGTAGATGAGATCCTGAAAATGGATGTTCCCTCAGGAAGAGCAATCGTCCGTCCAAGCCAGGGTGCCCATGTTGTTTTAGATCCTTCATTTTTGAAAGGGGACAGCGCCCTGATGATTCCAAAAACACCGGATGGAAGGGTCTTGTTTGCTGTGCCATGGCACGGAAAAGTATTGGTAGGAACAACAGATACCCCATTAAATGAGCATAGCCTGGAGCCAAGGCCCTTGGATGAAGAGATAGAGTTTATATTGACAACGGCAGGCAAATACCTGACAAAAGAACCTTCAAGAAAGGATGTATTGGCTGCATTTGCAGGTTTAAGGCCATTAGCTGCCCCGGGTAAGGATACCGATAGTACGAAGGAAATCTCCAGAAGCCATAAGCTCATCATCAGCAAATCAGGAATGATTACGATTACCGGGGGCAAATGGACCACTTATCGTAAAATGGCTATGGATGTAGTAGATAAAGCTATTGAATTGGGCAAGCTACAGGCAAAAAAATGTATTACCCAGAATGTTAAAATCCATGGTTATGTTGCTAAAATGCAAACCGGAGATCTGGGCTTATACGGTGCTGATGCTGCTGGTATACTGGAGCTGATAAGCCTACAGCCTGAACTTGGCGCCCGTTTGCATCCTGATTACAAATATCTGCAAGCTGAAGTGATCTGGATGGTTAGAAATGAAATGTCACGTACGATTGAAGATGTGCTTTCGCGAAGGATGCGTCTGTTATTCCTGGATGCGAAAGGGGCTTTAATACTTGCTCCGGCTGTTGCACAGGTAATGGCTGCCGAATTGCAAAAAAATGAGGCCTGGGTGAAAGAACAGATTGAAGCCTTTACTGTGCTGGTAAAACAATATTTGTTGTACGCACCCGGAAAGGAAACTGATAATGTTCATCAGGTGAAAGTTACGGCCTAA
- a CDS encoding SusC/RagA family TonB-linked outer membrane protein yields the protein MNKKSTHNVQFKKPLTYLAYALVMVFMQLPQMLKAGTVPVVANLFWQEIVTVKGTVKDAKDGGGLPGVTISDGQRKVLGVTDGNGAFTIKVAKGTEILFSMLGYTQVKRTVTMATITMAVNMNSSSADLDEVVVTALGIKREEKSLGYAITKVDSTQLTDAVSSNWTDALSGKVAGLNLVRNGGPAGSNKIILRGENNLTGDNEALIVIDGVVASSSARRTAASSGGVYGTSGDVMPADFGSGLNDLNPEDIESVTVLKGPGASALYGQRGANGAIIITTKSGSSKRKVMGITFTSNTAWESVNRGPDIQSEFGQGQFGVPYFSYGNTEDGASTNSTSASWGAPFVSGGMFYQYDPATKTKGTTRTPWIAYPNPINAFFRTGLETTNSVTLDGSVKNVALRFSANHGSNEWIVPNTGLERTSASLSANSQITKKLNISLKAMYNNRNSDNLPATGYGNQSLMYWFMFAQPNVNVDWYRDYWAPGKEFTQFVNITTTNPESPYAISEQYLNGQKRNGVTGNVQATYKFTNELSLLLRTTLDQVWDNRTTKRPWDAAGNKFAHGSYREQKINSYEWSADFMVKYDKKISNSVNIAVTAGGSQLRNEYRKGELRADGLIIPNVYRLDNNENPLISVPDTARYRLNSFYGAASITFKNYLYLDLTARNDWNSVLATPTRTDNVGFFYPSASLAFVASDFWKMPKAISFAKLRASISQVGSGTTVPYRTAYNYNLASNGIYPDSAMTNPTTLPNPNLKPLKTTTIELGAEMKLFNNRLGFDLAVYAGNTKNQILSRLVDRATGYNVGIFNVGRVDNKGIELSINGTPLQTKNFKWTTYATFSANRNKIKELADSAVVLRTGALGGGQVVANIGGSMGDLYGIGFLRSPDGQIVFDAVTGNAKADKTSVIYLGNTMPKFRFSFGTGVSYKQISTNILFDAQIGAVGHSLTFSRMAALGKLKATLPGRYNGIIGQGVVQNPDGSYRPNDVIATDFEQYYTSVYGSDQAEGSVFRTDYLKFREANITYTFNKSFVKKLGMNKITIGAYGRNLFIWSPWPAFDPEFGTLSGSDIVQGFETGQLPSTRTIGARLVVGI from the coding sequence ATGAACAAAAAATCTACTCACAATGTGCAATTCAAAAAACCACTCACCTACCTTGCTTATGCATTGGTAATGGTTTTTATGCAATTGCCGCAAATGCTCAAGGCAGGAACAGTACCTGTTGTAGCGAACCTGTTTTGGCAGGAAATAGTTACTGTAAAAGGAACGGTCAAAGATGCAAAGGATGGCGGTGGGCTACCTGGCGTTACCATTTCAGATGGGCAGAGAAAAGTGCTCGGCGTAACCGATGGTAACGGTGCATTCACTATTAAAGTAGCAAAAGGGACTGAAATCTTGTTTAGTATGTTGGGCTATACCCAGGTTAAACGAACAGTTACCATGGCTACCATAACAATGGCCGTCAATATGAACAGCTCAAGTGCAGATCTGGATGAGGTAGTTGTTACTGCATTAGGAATCAAACGTGAAGAAAAATCATTGGGTTATGCTATTACTAAGGTAGACAGTACACAGCTTACAGATGCGGTATCGAGTAACTGGACTGATGCTTTGTCAGGAAAAGTAGCTGGTTTAAACCTGGTGCGTAACGGTGGCCCGGCCGGATCCAACAAAATTATTCTGCGTGGCGAAAACAACCTTACAGGAGACAATGAAGCACTGATCGTAATTGATGGGGTGGTGGCCAGCAGCAGCGCCAGGCGTACAGCGGCCTCGTCGGGTGGTGTGTATGGAACAAGCGGTGATGTTATGCCTGCAGATTTTGGTAGTGGCCTGAATGACCTTAACCCAGAAGATATAGAAAGTGTTACGGTATTAAAAGGCCCGGGCGCATCAGCTCTTTATGGTCAGCGTGGTGCCAATGGTGCAATTATCATTACCACGAAATCTGGCAGTTCCAAAAGAAAGGTAATGGGGATTACTTTTACATCTAATACCGCATGGGAAAGTGTAAACCGCGGACCAGACATTCAGAGTGAATTCGGTCAGGGTCAGTTTGGAGTCCCTTACTTTTCATATGGCAATACGGAAGATGGGGCTAGTACAAATTCAACAAGTGCCTCATGGGGAGCACCATTTGTATCTGGGGGCATGTTTTATCAATATGATCCGGCTACCAAAACAAAAGGTACTACACGTACACCATGGATAGCTTATCCAAATCCTATCAATGCTTTTTTTAGAACCGGACTAGAAACCACCAATTCTGTAACCTTGGATGGTAGTGTGAAAAATGTAGCTTTACGTTTTTCTGCAAACCATGGAAGTAATGAATGGATAGTTCCTAATACCGGGCTGGAGCGTACATCCGCATCCTTATCTGCCAATTCTCAGATAACTAAAAAACTCAACATATCGCTAAAAGCAATGTACAACAATAGGAATAGCGATAATTTACCAGCAACAGGATATGGCAACCAGTCGTTAATGTACTGGTTTATGTTTGCACAACCCAACGTAAATGTCGACTGGTATAGAGATTATTGGGCACCTGGAAAGGAATTTACCCAGTTTGTAAATATTACTACTACAAATCCCGAAAGTCCTTATGCCATATCAGAGCAATACCTAAACGGACAGAAGCGTAATGGTGTTACAGGGAATGTCCAGGCTACTTATAAATTTACCAATGAACTGAGCTTGCTGTTGCGTACTACACTCGATCAGGTATGGGACAACCGTACAACAAAACGGCCGTGGGATGCTGCGGGTAATAAGTTTGCACACGGTTCCTACCGTGAACAGAAGATCAACTCTTATGAGTGGAGTGCAGATTTCATGGTAAAATACGATAAGAAGATCAGTAATTCGGTTAACATAGCTGTTACCGCTGGTGGTAGCCAGTTAAGAAATGAATACCGTAAAGGTGAACTTAGGGCCGACGGACTCATTATCCCTAATGTTTACAGATTAGACAACAATGAAAATCCGTTGATATCAGTTCCAGATACAGCCAGGTACAGACTCAATAGTTTTTATGGTGCAGCTTCTATCACGTTCAAAAACTATCTTTACCTGGACCTGACCGCCCGTAATGACTGGAATAGTGTTTTGGCAACGCCAACCCGTACAGATAACGTGGGCTTTTTCTATCCATCTGCCAGTTTAGCTTTTGTAGCTTCCGATTTCTGGAAAATGCCTAAAGCGATCAGCTTTGCAAAATTAAGAGCTTCGATTTCTCAGGTTGGTAGTGGTACGACAGTTCCCTACCGCACGGCTTATAATTACAACCTCGCATCAAATGGAATCTATCCAGATAGTGCCATGACCAATCCAACAACACTACCAAATCCGAATTTAAAGCCACTCAAAACAACAACCATTGAATTAGGGGCCGAAATGAAGTTATTTAATAACAGGCTTGGTTTTGATTTGGCTGTTTATGCTGGAAATACGAAAAACCAGATTCTTAGTCGTTTGGTTGATCGTGCTACCGGATATAACGTAGGTATTTTCAATGTCGGTCGGGTAGACAATAAAGGTATTGAGTTGTCAATTAATGGTACACCATTACAAACCAAGAATTTTAAATGGACAACCTATGCTACTTTTTCGGCAAACAGAAATAAAATTAAAGAGTTGGCCGACAGTGCAGTAGTATTGCGTACAGGAGCATTGGGAGGCGGTCAGGTTGTAGCCAATATAGGTGGTAGTATGGGCGATTTATATGGCATTGGCTTTTTACGCTCTCCTGATGGCCAGATCGTATTTGATGCAGTAACCGGTAATGCCAAAGCCGATAAAACCAGTGTTATTTACTTAGGTAATACTATGCCTAAATTCAGGTTTAGTTTTGGTACAGGGGTGAGCTATAAGCAGATCAGTACAAATATATTATTTGATGCGCAGATTGGTGCTGTAGGACACTCACTTACATTTTCCAGGATGGCGGCATTGGGTAAGTTAAAAGCAACCCTTCCAGGCAGATACAATGGTATCATCGGGCAGGGGGTAGTGCAGAATCCTGATGGCAGCTATCGCCCTAACGATGTGATTGCAACTGATTTCGAACAATATTATACTTCAGTTTATGGGTCAGACCAGGCAGAGGGTAGCGTATTCAGAACCGATTACCTGAAATTCAGGGAAGCAAACATCACTTATACTTTTAACAAATCATTCGTAAAAAAATTGGGCATGAACAAGATCACCATAGGTGCTTACGGACGTAACCTGTTTATCTGGTCACCATGGCCGGCATTCGATCCTGAATTCGGTACTTTATCCGGATCAGATATCGTTCAAGGTTTTGAAACAGGTCAATTACCTTCTACAAGAACTATAGGCGCACGTTTGGTTGTTGGCATTTAA
- a CDS encoding SusD/RagB family nutrient-binding outer membrane lipoprotein produces the protein MKNIRIKISYIVLLAFGIVLSSCDKDFQEINTDPIGKGTTTANQLLAPALVNVLSANMLRNRNFNNELMQVTVTLSDAEAQVFRYDFRRNWSDYTWNVWYPELTNLADIYTIASKPETLNKSYQGISLITQAWVYSLITDAYGDVPYSQANKGKEGILEPAYDKQKDIYLDLFKKLEEANTLLSAGTAIVPTGDPVFNGDVSKWRRFGNSLYLRLLLRISRKAEVATTVIAKIKDIVDTNPGNYPIMQDNTHTAKILWNGTNSSSAVYSSPYMVSVRAVDFRGTAITDFFINNLINWNDPRIRPALGKSGTPRWGIAQGPNGYVGVPSGYAPGSGIIKQAYFYSDTQTAGYILQTDPYTGILMNCAEVDFILAEAAARGWINGTGEAYYNKGIVDAINYWIPSYMSKTTDANFLNFINEAEIYWLDYLPLESTAPGSNSKLEMIHKQKYYAMFLVDFQQWFEYRRTGHPFLPKGVGLANGGVMPARLAYPAISQSTNPTSYKNAVAAQGPDEISTQVWWQKP, from the coding sequence ATGAAAAATATTAGAATTAAAATCAGTTATATAGTGTTGCTGGCATTTGGTATCGTGCTTTCTTCCTGTGACAAGGACTTTCAGGAAATTAACACTGATCCTATTGGAAAAGGAACCACTACGGCAAATCAGTTACTTGCACCTGCGCTAGTAAATGTTTTGTCTGCTAATATGTTGCGTAACCGCAATTTTAACAATGAACTCATGCAGGTTACAGTTACACTTAGTGATGCGGAGGCCCAGGTATTCAGGTATGATTTCAGGCGAAACTGGTCTGATTATACCTGGAATGTATGGTACCCTGAACTTACTAACCTTGCAGATATCTATACCATTGCAAGTAAACCGGAAACGCTTAATAAGTCATACCAGGGTATTTCACTGATCACTCAGGCCTGGGTTTACTCTTTAATTACCGATGCGTATGGCGATGTGCCCTACTCTCAGGCTAATAAAGGTAAGGAAGGCATACTTGAGCCTGCTTATGATAAACAAAAAGACATTTATCTTGATCTTTTTAAAAAACTGGAAGAAGCAAATACGCTGTTGAGTGCAGGTACCGCAATTGTTCCTACGGGTGATCCTGTCTTTAACGGAGATGTGAGTAAATGGCGCAGATTCGGCAATTCATTGTACTTACGTTTGTTATTGCGCATTTCACGTAAAGCGGAAGTTGCTACCACTGTTATTGCTAAAATTAAGGATATTGTGGATACCAACCCGGGTAATTATCCGATTATGCAAGATAATACCCACACTGCAAAAATACTTTGGAATGGAACCAATAGCAGTTCGGCGGTTTATTCATCCCCATATATGGTAAGCGTTAGGGCTGTTGATTTCAGGGGGACTGCGATTACCGATTTCTTTATCAACAACCTGATAAACTGGAACGATCCAAGGATAAGACCAGCACTAGGTAAAAGCGGCACACCACGCTGGGGTATTGCCCAGGGGCCTAATGGTTATGTTGGTGTACCAAGTGGGTATGCGCCAGGGTCTGGAATTATAAAACAAGCTTATTTTTATTCAGACACACAAACTGCAGGATATATTTTGCAAACAGATCCCTATACCGGAATTCTGATGAACTGTGCTGAAGTAGATTTCATTTTAGCCGAAGCAGCTGCAAGAGGGTGGATAAACGGAACCGGTGAGGCTTATTATAACAAAGGAATTGTAGATGCCATTAACTATTGGATTCCATCCTATATGTCAAAAACTACAGATGCAAACTTCCTTAATTTTATAAATGAAGCAGAAATTTACTGGCTTGATTATTTGCCTTTAGAAAGTACTGCCCCTGGAAGTAACAGTAAACTGGAAATGATACATAAACAAAAGTATTATGCCATGTTCCTGGTTGATTTTCAGCAATGGTTTGAATATCGCCGTACGGGCCACCCATTCTTACCTAAAGGAGTTGGATTGGCAAATGGCGGCGTGATGCCTGCAAGGTTGGCTTATCCGGCTATCAGTCAGTCTACCAATCCTACCAGCTACAAAAATGCTGTTGCGGCCCAGGGCCCGGATGAGATCAGTACACAGGTTTGGTGGCAAAAACCTTAA
- a CDS encoding DUF5689 domain-containing protein → MKKILINCFIIGACAAVLMGCKRDSDYVAATPSIYIANFDLRKIYTGTDVTLTTENMRGATYLRGQVISDHSGNNMPAGLLVIQNLRKTGNGIDSLRGMSVNIGADAAKYVPGDSVHVKIEGGVLKRVNGILQITGVSASDVTKIASGKPIMAPRGFANLIAALPDRYESTLINIVKGTYNPLLGPNDILAGDKILNDGSSDIILHTEANATFANIKPPFKGNYLGVLFNRVGQDGKLIPEHRLRTASDLIVRGSTADVPEFVITGFINDPAGTDANNEYIQFRATKNINFAVTPFSVITTNNAGSAPPTGAPVNGWATGQLRTYKINLTSGSVVKGEFFYVGGNKKLINSTSSTSMAASKWISAIDYNKASDRFNSGSTTTGTATTNLLANSGNAFGMAVFRGIEVTLNTIPIDVVFVHDGGSLYQAGPAPSYGVGYRIGDTDVYDVIEPVSGTPQPYFLAGTNKQKFTYVTPGVSNDDGYFYILGGTFDTVQGKWVNARSQTIYQLSKTSTVAEIEGGNATVIK, encoded by the coding sequence ATGAAAAAGATATTAATAAATTGTTTCATCATAGGCGCCTGTGCTGCTGTCTTGATGGGCTGTAAGCGGGATAGTGATTACGTCGCTGCAACCCCTAGTATATATATTGCCAATTTTGATTTAAGAAAAATATACACGGGTACAGATGTAACCCTAACTACAGAAAATATGCGTGGCGCAACCTATTTAAGAGGTCAGGTCATTTCAGATCACTCAGGTAATAACATGCCTGCTGGTTTGCTGGTAATTCAAAATTTGAGAAAGACCGGAAATGGCATAGACTCACTTAGAGGGATGTCTGTAAATATTGGTGCAGATGCAGCCAAATATGTTCCTGGCGATTCAGTACATGTAAAAATTGAAGGAGGAGTGTTGAAAAGAGTTAACGGGATTTTACAGATTACTGGGGTCTCTGCATCAGATGTCACTAAAATTGCTTCAGGTAAACCAATTATGGCACCGAGAGGATTTGCTAATCTGATCGCGGCCCTTCCGGATAGATATGAAAGTACATTGATTAATATTGTAAAAGGGACTTATAATCCATTGCTAGGCCCGAATGATATATTAGCCGGGGATAAAATACTTAATGATGGGTCATCAGACATTATTTTACATACGGAAGCCAATGCTACATTTGCAAATATCAAGCCCCCTTTTAAGGGCAATTACCTTGGAGTGCTTTTTAACAGAGTGGGTCAGGATGGCAAGCTGATACCGGAACATAGGCTTCGTACGGCTTCTGATCTGATTGTACGTGGTTCTACGGCAGATGTTCCTGAATTTGTGATTACAGGATTTATTAACGATCCGGCCGGTACAGATGCCAATAATGAATACATCCAGTTCAGAGCTACTAAAAATATAAATTTTGCTGTTACGCCATTTTCTGTTATTACCACAAACAACGCGGGCTCAGCACCACCAACAGGTGCCCCTGTAAATGGATGGGCCACCGGACAGCTTAGAACTTATAAGATCAATTTAACATCTGGTTCTGTTGTAAAAGGTGAATTCTTTTATGTTGGAGGTAATAAAAAATTGATTAACAGTACAAGTTCTACCTCTATGGCCGCATCAAAGTGGATTAGCGCAATTGATTATAATAAAGCGAGCGACAGGTTTAATTCAGGCAGTACCACAACAGGGACAGCAACAACCAACCTCCTTGCAAACAGCGGGAATGCATTTGGTATGGCGGTATTCAGGGGCATAGAAGTTACGCTGAACACTATACCAATTGATGTTGTATTTGTCCACGATGGAGGCTCATTGTACCAGGCCGGTCCTGCACCAAGTTACGGAGTTGGATACCGCATTGGTGATACCGATGTTTATGATGTGATAGAGCCGGTTTCAGGTACACCACAACCTTATTTCCTTGCAGGTACAAATAAACAGAAGTTTACTTATGTAACTCCTGGTGTTTCAAATGATGATGGGTATTTCTATATACTTGGAGGTACTTTTGATACGGTACAGGGAAAATGGGTCAATGCGAGATCGCAAACAATCTATCAGCTAAGTAAGACTTCAACCGTAGCTGAGATTGAAGGTGGAAATGCTACTGTAATTAAATAA
- a CDS encoding calcineurin-like phosphoesterase C-terminal domain-containing protein, with amino-acid sequence MNRRSFLQSVGFITGSAFISLQSNAFNKLSRDKTVTGRVTDGKKGIANVVLSDGYSVVLTDNNGKYSITPDAKATNIFMSTPAGYEFKTDYNVARQYETLGSRNAYDFTLKALKRNDNKHNFIIWADPQVKNKNDVKQMMDTAVPDVQQLLKSMGPDALVHGVGVGDLVWDNHALFPDYNRAVAQMGIPFFQALGNHDQDYRLGGDETADKTFKEIYGPTYYSFNRGKAHYVVLDDVRYLGVERTYDGYIMENQLNWLAQDLKHVNKDQLLIICLHIPVHNAVKNNTDFYALLEGYTNVHIMSGHTHYNLNNITNGIYEHNHGTVCGAWWTGPICSDGTPRGYGVYEVNGNELKWYYKSTGFDKTKQLSVYTEELTNQKRLIANVWNWDPEWKVEYFLDDKPMGAPEQQKGFDPLAVQLYKGDKLPVSRPFAEPKKMDHLFVAHFSPSVKKVKVTATDRFGEKYTVITEC; translated from the coding sequence GTGAACAGAAGATCCTTTTTACAAAGCGTCGGTTTTATAACCGGCAGTGCTTTTATCAGCCTCCAATCCAATGCCTTCAATAAACTTAGCCGCGATAAAACCGTAACGGGCAGGGTAACCGATGGCAAAAAAGGGATAGCAAATGTAGTGCTCTCTGATGGTTACAGTGTTGTGTTAACGGATAATAATGGAAAATACAGCATCACACCTGATGCAAAAGCAACAAACATCTTCATGAGCACGCCTGCCGGCTACGAGTTTAAAACGGATTACAATGTGGCCCGGCAATACGAAACACTGGGCAGTCGCAATGCATACGATTTCACCCTTAAAGCGCTTAAAAGGAACGACAATAAGCACAATTTCATCATCTGGGCCGACCCTCAGGTAAAAAACAAAAATGATGTAAAACAGATGATGGATACTGCTGTGCCTGATGTACAGCAACTGCTGAAATCGATGGGCCCTGATGCATTGGTACACGGTGTTGGGGTGGGCGACCTGGTATGGGACAACCATGCCCTGTTTCCTGATTATAACAGAGCTGTGGCACAAATGGGCATCCCTTTCTTTCAGGCACTTGGCAATCACGATCAAGATTACAGACTGGGTGGCGATGAAACGGCTGATAAAACATTTAAAGAAATATACGGCCCTACCTATTATTCTTTTAACCGTGGTAAAGCACATTATGTGGTGCTCGATGATGTACGCTATCTTGGCGTAGAACGTACATACGATGGCTATATTATGGAAAACCAGTTGAACTGGCTTGCCCAGGACCTGAAACATGTAAACAAAGATCAGCTGCTGATCATCTGCCTGCACATCCCTGTTCACAATGCCGTTAAAAATAACACTGATTTTTATGCCCTGCTGGAAGGTTATACAAATGTACACATCATGTCGGGCCATACCCACTATAACCTCAACAACATTACCAATGGAATATACGAACACAACCATGGAACGGTTTGTGGCGCATGGTGGACTGGCCCTATCTGTAGCGATGGTACACCTCGCGGCTATGGTGTGTATGAGGTAAACGGCAATGAACTGAAATGGTATTATAAATCGACCGGTTTCGACAAAACCAAACAGCTGAGTGTCTACACAGAGGAACTGACCAACCAGAAAAGACTGATTGCAAATGTATGGAACTGGGATCCGGAATGGAAAGTTGAATATTTTTTAGACGATAAACCAATGGGAGCACCCGAACAGCAAAAAGGATTTGACCCCCTTGCTGTGCAGTTGTATAAAGGTGATAAGCTGCCTGTTAGCAGGCCTTTTGCCGAACCCAAAAAGATGGACCATTTATTTGTTGCCCACTTTAGCCCATCAGTTAAAAAAGTTAAAGTAACGGCAACAGACCGTTTTGGAGAAAAATATACCGTGATCACCGAATGCTAA